A window from Dissulfurirhabdus thermomarina encodes these proteins:
- a CDS encoding glycosyltransferase family 9 protein, which produces MRILIVKLSALGDVVQALPVLAALRRAFPAAAVDWVVGEAAAGLLDGHPMLDRVIVYPRRRWGGAVRRPGRWPGLAGELRAFLRRLRAARYDVVLELQGLLKSGLVAAATRSPRKVGFAGGREGSSLFLTERLPPYDPDEHAVLRYLRLARHLGAPGGPPEFPLNAGPAAEREALDLLAAGGYHSPRHLVLVPGTVWPTKRWTPSGFARVAEFAARERGLLPVVVGGAGDRGLARAIRDEARVDVADLTGRTTLPQLAALFRRARAVVSTDTGPMHLAAAAGAPVVALFGPTAPWRTGPFGEGHVVVRRGLACSPCFRRRCADPRCMEEIGAAEVCAAVDRVLAAGAAAPGEGGIR; this is translated from the coding sequence ATGCGGATTCTCATCGTCAAGCTGAGCGCCCTCGGGGACGTGGTCCAGGCGCTGCCGGTCCTGGCGGCGCTGCGCCGCGCCTTTCCCGCCGCCGCCGTGGACTGGGTGGTGGGAGAGGCCGCGGCGGGACTCCTCGATGGGCACCCGATGCTCGACCGCGTGATCGTCTACCCCCGCCGGCGGTGGGGCGGGGCGGTGCGGCGGCCGGGCCGCTGGCCCGGGCTCGCCGGGGAGCTGCGGGCCTTTCTCCGCCGGCTCCGGGCCGCCCGGTACGACGTGGTTCTCGAACTCCAGGGGCTCCTCAAGAGCGGGTTGGTGGCCGCCGCCACCCGGAGCCCCCGCAAGGTGGGATTCGCGGGCGGGCGCGAGGGCAGTTCCCTCTTCCTCACCGAGCGCCTGCCGCCCTACGACCCGGACGAGCACGCCGTGCTGCGCTACCTGCGCCTGGCCCGGCACCTCGGGGCGCCCGGCGGGCCGCCGGAGTTTCCCCTCAACGCCGGGCCCGCGGCGGAGCGGGAGGCCCTGGACCTTCTGGCCGCCGGCGGGTACCATTCGCCTCGTCACCTGGTCCTGGTGCCCGGTACGGTGTGGCCCACCAAGCGCTGGACTCCTTCGGGATTCGCCCGGGTGGCCGAGTTCGCCGCCCGGGAGCGGGGCCTGCTCCCGGTGGTGGTGGGGGGCGCCGGGGACCGGGGCCTGGCCCGGGCCATCCGGGACGAGGCCCGTGTGGACGTGGCCGACCTCACCGGCCGCACCACCCTGCCCCAGCTGGCGGCCCTCTTCCGGCGGGCCCGGGCGGTGGTGAGCACCGACACCGGGCCCATGCACCTGGCGGCCGCCGCCGGGGCACCGGTGGTGGCGCTCTTCGGCCCCACGGCCCCGTGGCGGACGGGGCCCTTCGGGGAGGGACACGTGGTCGTCCGGCGAGGGCTCGCCTGCAGCCCATGTTTCCGGCGCCGCTGCGCAGATCCCCGGTGCATGGAGGAAATCGGGGCGGCGGAGGTCTGCGCCGCCGTGGACCGTGTATTGGCCGCCGGGGCGGCGGCCCCGGGAGAAGGAGGAATCCGATGA
- a CDS encoding Trm112 family protein, with the protein MTPLGISEELLEILACPACKGPVVPSEADSALVCRRCRLAYEVRDGIPVMLVEEARPLEGEAGDDA; encoded by the coding sequence ATGACACCCCTCGGCATCAGCGAGGAACTGCTCGAGATCCTGGCGTGCCCCGCCTGCAAGGGGCCCGTGGTCCCGTCGGAGGCGGACTCCGCCCTGGTGTGCCGCCGGTGCCGGCTCGCCTACGAGGTCCGGGACGGGATCCCCGTGATGCTGGTGGAGGAGGCGAGGCCCCTGGAGGGCGAGGCGGGAGATGACGCCTGA
- a CDS encoding D-glycero-alpha-D-manno-heptose-1,7-bisphosphate 7-phosphatase, translating into MSRAAVFLDRDGTLVEDVHYLRRMEDLRLLPGAAGAVRRLNRAGWPVVVVTNQSGVARGYFAETFVEEVHRELDRRLAAEGARVDRWYYCPHHPEAGEGPYHRACRCRKPAPGMVERAAAELGLDPARSFVVGDGGVDLDLAAAVGARAVLVRTGQGRQTERRLAEGGGLAGVHVAEDLAAAAEWICGFSSSS; encoded by the coding sequence GTGAGCCGCGCCGCCGTCTTCCTGGACCGCGACGGGACCCTCGTCGAGGACGTCCACTACCTCCGGCGCATGGAGGACCTCCGGCTCCTCCCCGGCGCCGCGGGGGCCGTGCGCCGCCTGAACCGGGCGGGATGGCCCGTGGTGGTGGTGACCAACCAGTCCGGGGTGGCGCGCGGCTACTTCGCCGAGACCTTCGTGGAGGAGGTCCATCGGGAGCTGGACCGGCGGCTGGCCGCCGAGGGGGCCCGGGTGGACCGGTGGTACTACTGCCCCCACCACCCGGAGGCGGGGGAGGGGCCCTATCATCGTGCCTGCCGCTGCCGGAAGCCGGCCCCCGGCATGGTGGAGCGGGCCGCGGCGGAGCTCGGCCTCGACCCCGCCCGGTCCTTCGTGGTGGGGGACGGCGGCGTGGACCTGGACCTGGCCGCCGCCGTGGGGGCCCGGGCGGTGCTGGTCCGGACCGGCCAAGGACGCCAGACCGAGCGGCGGCTGGCGGAAGGCGGGGGGCTGGCCGGGGTGCACGTGGCCGAGGACCTGGCGGCGGCGGCGGAGTGGATATGCGGATTCTCATCGTCAAGCTGA